One window of the Rhinoraja longicauda isolate Sanriku21f chromosome 2, sRhiLon1.1, whole genome shotgun sequence genome contains the following:
- the LOC144610417 gene encoding guanine nucleotide-binding protein G(I)/G(S)/G(O) subunit gamma-11-like, with translation MEDLSDKDRLKMEIEQLKKELPLQRMQVSKCAEELKDYIESQSAEDPLVKGIPEDKNPFKEKGGCVVT, from the exons ATGGAAGACTTATCTGACAAAGACCGTTTGAAAATGGAGATAGAGCAACTCAAGAAAGAACTACCTTTACAGAGGATGCAG GTATCCAAGTgtgcagaggaactgaaggattaCATCGAGTCACAGTCTGCAGAAGATCCTTTGGTAAAGGGAATCCCTGAGGACAAGAATCCCTTCAAGGAGAAAGGAGGCTGCGTGGTCACATAA